In Nicotiana tabacum cultivar K326 chromosome 19, ASM71507v2, whole genome shotgun sequence, one DNA window encodes the following:
- the LOC107817769 gene encoding uncharacterized protein LOC107817769 produces the protein MASSGLSLNTSQTFTRENYQILSVKMKSYLEAYDLWEVVMEDKLIQPLPANPTLAQIKAHSDEKTKKYKAKTIIQNSVADSIFSKIIACETAKEAWETLKQEYQGSERGRQNQILNLKRDFESLRMQDDETIAKYSDRISLIVNKIRLLGEDFKDDRIVEKILVTIFERFESKISSLEESKDLSTISVAELISALQAQEQRRAFRQDKVTEGIFYAKHQKEKVDYPYCKYCKKKTHLENFYWWRPDALCGNYKQKSHVTKVCKFKDAHAQALIAEEGIEDVLL, from the coding sequence ATGGCAAGCAGCGGTCTCTCTTTGAATACCTCACAAACTTTCACTCGTGAAAACTATCAGATTTTGTCAGTGAAGATGAAATCTTATCTTGAAGCTTATGATCTATGGGAAGTTGTAATGGAAGACAAACTTATACAACCACTTCCTGCAAATCCTACCCTTGCCCAAATCAAAGCTCATTCAGATGAGAAAACCAAAAAATACAAAGCCAAAACTATAATTCAAAATTCAGTTGCAGATTCAATCTTCTCTAAAATTATTGCATGTGAGACAGCAAAAGAGGCTTGGGAAACACTCAAACAGGAGTATCAAGGAAGTGAACGAGGCAGACAAAAtcagattttaaatttgaaaagagatttTGAATCTCTTAGAATGCAAGATGATGAGACCATCGCTAAGTATTCTGATCGAATTTCTTTAATTGTCAATAAAATCAGGTTACTTGGCGAGGATTTCAAAGATGACAGGATAGTTGAAAAAATTCTTGTGACAATTTTCGAGAGATTTGAATCCAAAATTTCCTCTCTGGAAGAGTCTAAAGATCTCTCTACCATCTCTGTTGCAGAATTAATAAGTGCTCTTCAAGCACAAGAGCAAAGAAGGGCCTTCAGACAAGACAAAGTTACTGAGGGTATTTTTTATGCGaaacaccaaaaagaaaaagtcgATTATCCTTAttgcaaatattgcaaaaagaaaacacacttagaaaatttttatTGGTGGAGACCTGATGCATTATGTGGAAATTACAAACAAAAAAGTCATGTTACAAAAGTGTGCAAGTTCAAAGATGCTCATGCACAAGCACTAATAGCAGAAGAAGGAATTGAGGATGTCCTTCTTTAG